The genomic DNA TTGTTAAACTTTCGTTCTATTTCATTCATTGCACATTGGCTTGGATAAcccttcaaacaaaacaactcgTAACTTTGTAATGTAATTTTAAATATCGATTCACAATCAAATAAACACAGCGCAACATGCACGGTAGCATGTGCATTTCCGTTGCAAATCTAGAACATTTCACAGAAAGTACGATAATCacacatttacacacacattcacccaTAGCGCAGACCACAGTACAGCCAGGGCTGTGTATCGATCCAGAAGGCCTCCGACTCATAAACAACATCGCTTCCTGTGTATCGGTGTCGTCGGCTTGATGCACCCGACCCGATGATGGAGAACATCCATGGTTGGACATTCGCGACCGAGCACTATTTTAGTTGCGGCACTGCAGCTGCACTGCTACCCCGGGTCAACCCCGTTCGCCCATTCTCAACAAAGAATGTTTTGTGTGAATGTGATGCGCATGTTAATGGGCGGCAGAGGCAATGGACGAACTGCATCTGCAGCTGCTGGTTTGCTTCGGATAGGTCGTTGTACTAGTTTTCAAAAGTGGGAGCTGATATTTTTATTAGTCATCGTGGTATTTTGTCGCCCAATGTTTGTGGCATGCGTCATGCATTGAAAGGGGGGCGATATTGGGGTGGAATTCTTTTGTTTGTCTCTAACAATCTCTTTTCCCGTTTAATGTTGAGATAGTAGCACACTAATGATGAACATTCTGGTACAAAATTAATTGTGAAGACctctttattgattttttgtaaGAAAATGTATATAATAATATCTCAATTTATCTCATTTTTGAAGCTTAAAATCAAATTGGATTAACAAACATCTTCTACAAAACGTTATTTACTCCCCCAAACTCATACAAATTCTCGCAGCGAAACAAAGcgccaaaatgtatgcaatatcgCGCCAAACTGGCTCACAGCGAGTAAACGGGAAAATACGATTAATTTCCTACTCCCATTTAAATTAGCCTATAATGTTTCTTGATTCATCTCTATGATTATTAAAAGATGCTACAATTCAACAAAACGGAATATTTTCAACTCTAAataattttgttgaaaaactGCAAACCCGTTTTTTAGTACACGATGTATGAAATTTAGAACCAAATAAAACTGTCAAATATTTTGCCCACCACCAATGCCCGTTGTGCctactgtttgtttacatcacACGGAAAACAACGTGCCCGTTGACAGTTCGTTTGAAGACACCGGCTTTGCTGCTTGCTTTCGTATTACTACTACATCGCACCGCAAACAACGTTTACCTTTCTAGCTGTGAAAATTAACTCACCCGAAAGCGAGCTAAACGCCGCACATAGATTGCACCAAGATGCAGTCACACCACGGCCCGTACCATGATGCTGACCGCGGTAGCAAAATGCGATTGCCGTTAGAGCTGAACCCACTCAAATTTGCCGAAAGCCGCAAGGAGGAGGTGTGCCAGATGCTACGCAACATGAGCAGCACAATGCACCAGCGCAAGCTGATGCACCAATCGCTGCCGAACCACATGCGGCGCCGTGCCATGTCGTACGATGCGCGCCGGCTGCCCCGGAAGTTCCGCCACGTGCACAAGGCTCAGTTCAGCAAGAGCGGCGTGTCGGAAAAGAAGAAGCGACCGTCGCGAAAGTTTCGCCGCAAGCCGAAAAACCTACTGAAGGAGTACGAACGGCGCAAGCGAACGTTCGTGTGGATGGAAACGCACGTGTGGCATGCCAAACGGTTTCACATGACGTCCCGCTGGGGGTACAAGATTCCGCTGACGCCGTGCAACAAGAGCTACCGGTCCAGCTATAAGGCCACCACGAAACACTGTCTGCTGTACGATATGTCGTACGAGGGTTGTGTTGAGGTGAGCGGAGAGGAGCCCGTGCTGAGGGAAGGATTCCGGCGGTTGTGTAGCGACCGGGTGGGACTCACCGTAACCGCGAAAGCCTACATGGCCGGGCAACGGGCGGGATACGTTTGGTTGTACGAGGACGGTGCCTATCCGTACAACTGTCTTGGCCGGGTACGGATCGTATGGCGCTCGAGTCGAAGCACCGACGATGAGGACGACGCACAACGGCGCACGGTGTGGATGTTTGCTCATCCATCGTTTTACCGTCAGCTGGTCGAACAGTTGGTAAAAGTGTTTAAGCTGAAAAATGCGCTCCGCAAGACAAACGACACGCTGGAAGACATTACGCGCAATCCAGCGGACATTCGGTGCCCACGGTACAGATCAAAATCGTCCGGTGTGGAGGTGGTGGAGCTAAAGGACACCCTCAATCGGTTCCATCTTACGGGACCCCTGTCGCACGCCACCATCGTTAAAACGTTCCGTCTGTTCGATCCGCCAGAGCAAACGAGCCCAACCGATCGGACGTGGTTTAACGATTTCATCGAAAGCACCCCGAAGGGCAAGAAAATTCTCACCCATCAAGCGAACTATTGGGCGGACATTAAGGATCTAACGTCGCCGGGCGAAATTAGCCCAGGTGAAGTGATTGCTCTGATCGTGCAGGATCCACGCTTGAATCGTCCGAACTATCGCACCAAAGCACTGCCCGGCGTTCCCGCCCGTTACGACTTCACCGAGGGCGTTCCTGCGGAAACGGTTAAACCCCGTGCCATCCGCAGCTATTCACCCCTGTGGGACGGACCGACCCGGAAGCGCATTACCGAGGAGATGAAAACGACCCACGAACTAAACCGGTTTCGTAAGGTCGAAACGCTCGTCCCAGGTGAGCTGTGCGTGTCGGACACGCGCCTACAACCACTGCCGATCCTTTTGCTCCAAACACCCGGCTCACAGGATGCCGGCTACAAGCGGCTCGGGTACGGTGCGGGCTGGGATGTAATCGTGCCCGGCGGATACGGGCTAGCCGTATGGCATTCGCTTGTAATATGGGGCGCCAAAGCGGTCGGCCAGCAGGAGCTAAACATGATCGCGCTCGAGTC from Anopheles stephensi strain Indian chromosome 2, UCI_ANSTEP_V1.0, whole genome shotgun sequence includes the following:
- the LOC118504009 gene encoding ribonucleases P/MRP protein subunit POP1, whose amino-acid sequence is MQSHHGPYHDADRGSKMRLPLELNPLKFAESRKEEVCQMLRNMSSTMHQRKLMHQSLPNHMRRRAMSYDARRLPRKFRHVHKAQFSKSGVSEKKKRPSRKFRRKPKNLLKEYERRKRTFVWMETHVWHAKRFHMTSRWGYKIPLTPCNKSYRSSYKATTKHCLLYDMSYEGCVEVSGEEPVLREGFRRLCSDRVGLTVTAKAYMAGQRAGYVWLYEDGAYPYNCLGRVRIVWRSSRSTDDEDDAQRRTVWMFAHPSFYRQLVEQLVKVFKLKNALRKTNDTLEDITRNPADIRCPRYRSKSSGVEVVELKDTLNRFHLTGPLSHATIVKTFRLFDPPEQTSPTDRTWFNDFIESTPKGKKILTHQANYWADIKDLTSPGEISPGEVIALIVQDPRLNRPNYRTKALPGVPARYDFTEGVPAETVKPRAIRSYSPLWDGPTRKRITEEMKTTHELNRFRKVETLVPGELCVSDTRLQPLPILLLQTPGSQDAGYKRLGYGAGWDVIVPGGYGLAVWHSLVIWGAKAVGQQELNMIALESGHDRSGVPDTLLGRDEATHKHQQSLDRYFKRPNNKRVNYTKLAIASPFRCPWSQLVREWNGGSKDDGPEQRPYFVVRDLETLVQLRLALDRKFNIQSIDLSPDALIPVLLTLKTRGNPGDNAIICLPNRSDFRSNKQNRLSSMHGPVYVEPVRKDPHGTERLALRAQHLRTLKRLRNRRIREKKRLQRAKPGVLVRIPKANNRALVEEQLKRMADLWLPATPATVRNQCTRECFGYMTQGGFSLSEGTVNGIGYVTAKGLVKLFKICTKGKLKLLVRGTRTRGYRFATMRIAC